The following are from one region of the Pygocentrus nattereri isolate fPygNat1 chromosome 20, fPygNat1.pri, whole genome shotgun sequence genome:
- the LOC108423594 gene encoding centrosome-associated protein 350 — MFNNNQEICSETKKRESNTAYTPIWHNTKESFTDKPLIANLVQALSSNMKRGEESPSCDDSLSEAEDRSEPFSLQSEALAWSEEERDGFNDEKTEASTCSLVFAEKFIVVSEPSFYHQSSNEVGCHDIPYYEREMTTECTLSEILSPVDEVLSYGSAELPPLVKGGGGSGPNSNSLQPPPPAFEIITWTSEEELPAPPDFIEDASINSENLPNLPVDLSLSRRETRSLGSRSLGESEVNNDAMIGDGCKILSPKLATGQDEQDECSEYTSSLPVDDSNETEDPLSSFHIGDRVLVCNSRPGMLKYKGSTAFAGGFWAGVALDTPSGNHNGTFRGVKYFTCEKNHGVLVRAEDVTHLHRDQSSGLNTHVDEDTFSDEDPPKGQDRKSGNRPSENGKGRHKDSKSCGCDLSVPKQTVQQEPCENDPTRDTSNELSSGSRSSEKSPLKVNHKLVCYNEERKHHVEETDVLIERLTEEIFADALKSVQETWKRHRQIIKSKHDSKSIDSGFRKRENSNFATNKPCLMDQWHQVPPETSPQIRVQPHEHSIVYRLVDAMVETLCGQADEAALDACETPSYLVDDKSRKGYRQVLFHLASDILHEVCANILETSNSAQKTKATSVMSALQKGKISVAYLKAAVKREMQKVLNLERTDQQMAEMLQTLCKYWYAKRDRVDYILIQELHSEERQWVDYSADQTTVKIRLAEEIFKLLLDDTISVLNHIYISDNK, encoded by the exons ATGTTCAACAATAACCAAGAGATTTGCAGTGAGACAAAGAAGCGTGAATCAAATACAGCTTACACACCAATATGGCACAATACAAAAGAGTCATTCACAGATAAACCACTCATTGCTAATTTGGTCCAGGCTCTAAGCAGCAATATgaaaagaggtgaggagagCCCATCTTGTGATGATAGCCTTTCTGAGGCAGAAGATAGATCAGAACCCTTTTCACTCCAGAGTGAAGCACTGGCCTGGtctgaagaagagagagatggttTTAATGATGAGAAAACTGAAGCAAGCACATGCTCCTTGGTCTTCGCTGAAAAGTTCATTGTGGTCTcagaaccatcattttaccATCAGTCCAGCAATGAGGTGGGTTGCCATGATATCCCTTATTATGAGAGGGAAATGACCACAGAGTGCACCCTCTCAGAGATTCTTTCTCCAGTAGATGAGGTTTTGTCATATGGAAGTGCTGAGCTCCCTCCTTTGGTTAAAGGAGGTGGTGGTTCAGGACCAAATAGTAACAGTTTACAACCTCCTCCACCCGCCTTTGAGATCATCACATGGACTAGTGAGGAAGAGCTTCCAGCTCCTCCTGACTTTATTGAAGATGCTTCCATCAACAGTGAAAACTTGCCTAACCTTCCTGTGGACTTGTCTTTAAGTAGAAGAGAGACTAGAAGTCTAGGCTCAAGGAGTCTGGGGGAAAGTGAGGTAAATAATGATGCTATGATTGGAGATGGATGTAAAATCCTTTCTCCTAAACTGGCCAcagggcaggatgaacaggacGAGTGCTCAGAGTACACCAGCTCTCTTCCTGTGGATGACAGTAATGAAACTGAAGATCCTTTATCCTCCTTTCACATTGGAGACAGGGTTCTTGTCTGCAACTCAAGACCAGGCATGCTGAAGTATAAGGGATCCACTGCATTTGCCGGGGGTTTCTGGGCTGGCGTGGCACTGGATACCCCCAGTGGAAACCACAATGGCACTTTCAGGGGTGTGAAGTACTTTACATGTGAAAAGAACCATGGGGTCCTGGTCAGAGCAGAAGATGTTACTCATTTGCATAGAGATCAATCCAGTGGTTTGAATACTCATGTGGATGAAGATACCTTCTCAGATGAGGACCCCCCAAAAGGCCAAGATAGGAAAAGCGGGAATAGACCATCTGAGAATGGAAAAGGGAGGCACAAGGACAGCAAAAGCTGTGGATGTGATCTGTCAGTTCCAAAACAGACAGTCCAGCAGGAACCGTGTGAAAATGATCCCACCAGAGACACATCCAATGAGTTATCAAGTGGTTCAAGATCCAGTGAAAAATCTCCATTAAAG GTCAATCATAAGCTTGTCTGTTACAATGAGGAGAGAAAGCATCATGTTGAGGAGACTGATGTTCTGATAGAGAGATTAACCGAGGAGATTTTTGCGGATGCTTTGAAGAGTGTACAGGAGACCTGGAAGAGACATAGACAGATAATCAAATCTAAGCATGACAGTAAATCTATTGATTCT GGTTTTAGGAAAAGGGAAAACAGCAACTTTGCAACTAACAAGCCATGTCTCATGGATCAGTGGCATCAGGTGCCTCCAGAAACATCCCCACAAATACGGGTCCAGCCTCACGAGCACAGCATTGTGTACAGACTGGTAGATGCCATGGTTGAGACTCTCTGCGGCCAAGCAGATGAAGCTGCACTTGATGCTTGTGAAACACCAAGCTACTTAGTTGATGATAAAAGCCGCAAAGGCTACAGGCAG GTCCTGTTCCACTTAGCATCTGATATACTACATGAGGTTTGTGCCAATATATTGGAAACAAGTAATTCTGCCCAGAAAACAAAGGCAACGTCAGTGATGTCAGCTCTGCAGAAAGGGAAAATTTCAGTGGCCTATTTAAAG gcTGCAGTGAAAAGGGAAATGCAGAAAGTGCTTAATCTGGAGCGCACTGATCAACAAATGGCAGAGATGCTGCAAACACTGTGCAAATACTGGTATGCAAAGAGGGACAGAGTTGACTACATCTTG ATTCAGGAGCTTCACAGCGAGGAGAGGCAGTGGGTGGATTACAGCGCTGACCAGACCACTGTGAAAATACGATTGGCTGAGGAAATCTTCAAGCTACTTCTGGATGACACTATATCAGTTCTTAACCACATTTATATATCAGACAACAAGTGA